The genomic segment TGAGCGAGGCAGCGGGGCCTCTTGTCCAGCACCCGGACTTCCCAACTGCACAGCCTCGAGTAGAGCCCTCAGCCCTGTTGGTTAAAGGATCAAAGGGCATCTAAGgacatcttcacagtgtggccTGAGGACACCTGCGGGTTGCAGCCAAAGACTGAGAATTGTAGGGAATGCTTCTCTGATATTCAACTGCACAGATTGCTAGTCATGTGACAtaagccttcaatcccagcacttgggtagtTGAAGGAACAGGAGCAAAGCCAGCCTTGAGTTTGAGCCCCCCTTGAACTACACGAGATACAGTCGgaacaataataaaattcttaaaagattCAAACCATTTCATATGCTGTGATGCACGTGGGATTTGGACATGAAGCCCCAAGCCTGGGGTAAAAAGCCTTTGGAACTTTACAGGGTGTGGGAGGCTTCTCATAGTGGGGTGCAGGGCGCTTAGCTTAGCTACTAGAAAATTAAAGTCCCTAACTGAAGCCAGGGATCCAGTGATGCCTACCATGTGCCCCCCACTTCCAGGTGCTAGTTGTCCATACCTAAGTTATCAGCCAACTCACGTGATCAAGACAAGCAACACATTTGAGTTGACACTGACTGATGGACAAACATCACGTGTTTGTGTTTCCAGTTTGTTCATGAACAATTGCACTCTGAGTCTGGGCATCCTGACCAGTGAGTGCTTCACACTTGGCCCTGCATTCACTTTGCTGCCTACAACTGGGCAGGATCGAGTACCtagcattttcatttttgcttgGGGGTCAAAAAGTCACCTTCCAACAGGTTACATTCCACATAAACTACAGTGATTGATCCTAAGTACTTTGGGTTGGGGCAAGCTAATTCGGCAGGACAGGGATGCCCAGGGTTTCAGTCACTGGTCTCTATCTGTCCCTGAGTTCTTGAGCCAAGGCACTTTACATTAAGCATTTAAGGAGCAGCAAGGACAAAGATGTCTCCAACACACATCGTGGAGTGGGCTGACTTTGGCCAAAAGCACCACCAAAGGGCACAGCGAGCCCTAATTAGGGCTTGTAGAAGAGACacagtggagctggagagatggctcagtggttaagagctcctcttccagaggtcctgagttcaatttccagcaaccacatagtggctcacaaccatctacaatggtttctaatgcccttttctggcatgcgGCATATgaacagaacactcatacataaacaaataaaagatccTAGGCTTGCCTCATAGGGCAGTGTGTTCCAGGTGCTGGAAATGGATCAGGAAAGGACACCCAGGCAGGTGCAGTGGCGGGTCTCTGAGCTTTCTTTGGGTGTTTGTGGAACTGGACAGGAGAAGTATGCTTAGTCCAAGGCCGAGCCCTGCACAGAGCAGCTGCCTCCTTCCAGTGGCTCAGTCCTCACAGGATGAGCTGAATGAAGGTTGTAGTTTAGACCCCGCTGCTCTGCCCAGTCTGATGATGGCTCTGTGGATCCAGCTCCATCTAGCCTTTCTCCAGCTCAGCATCAACCAGCTCTTGGTCCAGAAGACCAGTTCCCAGGAATCAGCAGTTGGTAGGTAGAGGGCTCAAGGTTTTAAGTGTTAGGACTCGGGTCCTGAGATAAACCTGACCTCATCCATCAACCTGGCTATCCTTCAACACCTGGGATTTCAGGAGGCCATCCAGATTCTGAAAAATGGGAGTGCGCCACTGCTAATAAGCATGCAGGTGTTTGTGTCCAATGTGTTTAATTCGGTGAGTGCCCTGATGATGCAGCAAGGCACAGGGCCTAGTGCCAAACTGGAAAGGGAACAGAATTCAGCCTTGGCTAGTGTTTgggcttcctgctgcctgtccCAGTGGCCAACCCAATGTGATGTTCTCCTCCCCAGCACAGTGCTGATGCTAAGGCTGGTGAGCTCCCACCTGggggaggtagaggtgggaaCACATTCCAAACATTAGCTTTCATCAATATACTGAGTTTAAGGACACATATGTGGAGAACGAGGCTTCACTGGACTCCTTGTGTCCCTAGTCCTGGCTGCTCGTCTAACCTGGAATGTTAATGTGCATTCCCAGCATGCAGTCACACTGCCCTGGAATTCCCTCTGGACACCCAGACTCACATTCCAGGAAGTGTGTGGTAGGGATTTCAGGTAGGTACCACATAAgtgcccctcctcccccttccatcTCCAGATGCCTCTCAGGGAACATTTTCCTTCTGGTGGCTACCACAGTTGCATGTGCAAAGAATCTCTCTAGCAGAGCCCTGGTGGGGCTGGCAAAACTGGGGGAGAGGTCTCCCCTGGCCCAGCACAAGAACGGGCTGGGCTCTGGCCATGGTGCTTCTCCCTGGAGGCTACGAGTGGACTGGAAGGTCCAAGACACATAAGCCTGAGTGGACCAGGATGGTCATGTGTAGTTAACTTGGCCCTAACCATGGAGATCAATTGTGACTTTGAGCTCCTCCATTTCCTCAGGGACCGCAGTGACCGTAGCCTCAGTTTCGACCCTTTCAGCAGCACTGGTGCTCACAGGGCCTGGGGTGTGAGACCGGGTGGGGTGTTAGAGAGGCTGGTCTCCAGTCTAGCCTGGACAGGGCTCTGTGACCTATCAgaccagtgtgcacacacacatccccatccccatcccagcCATAGGGCAGCTGAATGGAGCACAGAGCAGCACAGAGTCCACACCTCCCACCAAATCAGTCCCTCTCCAGTTCCCAATCCCGCTGCAGTGTCACAGCCCCAGTTATCAGAGCTGTTCCACAAGAGCTGCTTCCTGTCCCTTCACTCTTCTCTCCCCCAGAACAACTGCTCTCCACAGCCAGGGCCAGGCTAGTGTCTGGGCCAGGTGTGCCAGACTTAGAGGCTCATCTCCAAAGGCAACGGAAGGGGCAGCCACCCAATACATATGCACGAAGTCACCAGATGTCACACTGGCAAAGCGTGCCCAGGAAAAACCATGGTTGCTGCCCCATGGGCCCTAATGTTTCTGATGTGAAATGGTGGACAAAGATGAATCTGCAATCACTTCCCTGCATGAGGTGCTGCCAAGTGCATTTATTGCCACAAGGAAAATTCATCTCTGAATCTAAGGCTCTTCTTTAACTGGAGGTCATCTGATGTGCTTCCAGAGGCTGTGAAAACCTGTGGATTAGCTCCCCTCCCATCGCCCTCAGAAGCCCGCAGCTTCAGTCTCTCCCTAGTTCACACTTGGCATCCTATCCCTTTCAGTGGTGGGGCTGGTGTTCCACACCCATGTGCAGGATGAGATTGTGTCAAGAGAGAACATGCAGTTGGTGACTTGAAAGCTCAGGTCCCACGCCAGCATCCCATGCCCTGCTCCAGCTGACACTTCTACCTGGGAAGAGGCTGGTAGAGCCTGGTGGAGGGGAGAGGGATGGTATATACCCAGAGGCATGGCAGTCTCCTTTCTGCCTGCTCCCTCCATATCCCAGGAAATGCCACTTTTTCCTTCCAAGCTGAACCTGAGGAACACAGGGCTCAAGTCGACCCTGGCCAGGCTGGTTTCCAGGGAGACACTGCTGTCAGCTGGTACGTGTGAGGGGCTGTTGCGCTGGAACCACTGAGCGCATGACCTACGAAGTAACACTGCTGCTCAGCTAGCTACCTTGCCTTCCACTCCTCCAAGGACAGGCTCTGCCCAGTTCTCCCAGTTCCCCTTCCTGCAATCCACTGCTCAGTATgacgccccccgccccccagccccaCCTAGTCACCAAGACTCAacagttcagggccagcctctgTCCCTTCATTGGCAGTTTACTTCTTCACCTGCTGCTGCTCttcctctgcaccaaggctgcatcGAGATACACCTTGGAGACAAGAGCAGCCCCAACCCCGTGCCCAGAGTGGAAAAGAGTGACCTTCAGAAGAGCCCAGGACTAGTGTGGGAGGTAGGCAAGGGCTAGGCCCATCTGAGAGTGTGAGGTCACGAGGAATGAGGCGCTGGAGTAGACTTAACAGAGCAGAGGGATCAGCTGCACACTGACAGACCCCTCATGGTGGACAGGCTGGTCTGTAATAGGGTGGGGCCTAGAATACAGATTTAAGGGTGCAGCATAGTTCCTATAGCCAGGTGAGAGCTAGAACAGTGTCTCTAGAGAAACGTCAGCTCCATTCTCTAACAGGAGGCTCATGCATCCTGAGCTCCCCTCTCTGTGtataaaagcaaaacaagccaTCACTCAAATGCACCGTTGAGGCCTGCCCTTCTTGACCATGGCTGTTCACTACCATCCTAAGTAGTACAGCCCAACTTTACCCTCCTGATCTCCCACGCTGCTCCTGAATTGCTCGCCTCTGTCCACTAGTTCCCTGTCCCCCATGCATTCAGCCTAAAGCCCCTGCAACCACTGCTGCATGGCCTGGGCCATGAGTACTGAAGCTGGGGACCAGGGAACAGATGACTGAGCGGCTGGCCCCACAGGGTGGGTCAGAACTCCTCCAAACACTTCTTGCAGTGTGCCAGATCCAAAGAGACCAGAGACAGAGCTCTCCTGCCTCTTGTCACCAGGGAATCCCAGGTGGTGGGACATCCCAGAGCACAGAACTGTGGACAATGAACTAAATCCAAGAGAGTAGGTCGACACTGACAGCCTTTCCCCTAGGTCTGCTGGCTGCCGTTTGGCCTGTTTTGAGCCTGCTCACATCTGTGGGCTGAAGAGGATGGAAGTAGGCCAGGGTGGAGTCTGCCGTCCCATTCTtggtatccacatggcagctggGGGCACCAGTCTCTGTCATCCTTGTCTTCTGCCTCAGAAGCCATCATGTGGCCCCTGCTGGGTACGCTTCCTTGTGAAACCCAAGTGTGAAAGGGGCCACATTCTGGGTGAGTGCTGGTTTGACAGGAGATGGGGGCCGCAGGGGAGATGCCAACACCAGGTCAGGGCTCCTGGGTGGGGCACAAAGGTCTCTGTTGCAAAGGACTTCAGACTCACCTGGCCTGGAGGTATGTTAACGCTGGTTTACCAGTCCAACAACGTGTGAGTGTGGTGGAACCAGGCAGAACATGGCAGGGTTAGGCAGAGGTGTCGAAAAGGCGATCGATCATGTCGCCCACCTGTTCCACACGGTACTTGATGTACTTCTCAGGGTTCTTGGTGAAGGGCACGCTGCCATACCTGACCAGGCACCATGGTAAGAGGTCAAGGGGGAGGGCATCACCACCCTCAGCCTAAGTGTCAGCATCCTTAACATTCTGCCCGGGTGCTAAGATGGCGGGGTGCCCTGAGTTAAGTCCCAAAGCCCAGAGCACCACACGTGCCGTTCTAATCCGTCGTAActttgtgtcccccccccccccccccccccccgaggaaGAGAGCATATAGGTCACCTGGAAAGCAGACAGCAGAGGGCCTGGGGGGGATGGGCTCACCTGTGCAGAAAGGCCCCATAGGTCTCCTTGACAATGTTTTTCTGAGCCTGTCGAATCTTGTCCCTCTGCTCTGTGTCTGGAATGGCCCAGGCCTTCTGAATCTTGCACAGCTCTTCAAGACCATCATTGAATCCCTGACCACCAaacaggcaggaaggagggatCAAGAGACAAAAGCTTTGTGTCTATGCCGCCACAGTGGCAGCCGAAATCAGTGGAAGGGAGGGCCTCGACTCACCTTGAAACGTTCCTTAATCATCTGCCGCTCCTTGTCCCGGAGCTGGGGGTCCagagagcagaggaaggcagCAGAGGAAGGCAGGCTCAGAGCAGGACAACGCTGtcctctcctgcccccaccctctCCTGCTGCACTCATGGCCTCACACATCTCCACCTCACACCTCCAGAGAGACGCTTGTCCACTCTTCCTAAGATACAAGTATCACATCTCCTCCCCAATCCTTCCTGGCACAGGTCTTGGACTTACCTTGACTCCAGGCTGGAACACTGGTAGATTCTTCTCTGCGATATAATCGGTCACCTTTAACCAGCTgccagggagcagggagagaagacagagagggacagCTTCAGAGAGTTGCTTCTTCCCTAAAGTCAGCTGGCTTGTTTTCAAGTCTCTCAATCTACTGAAGGTGGGGCAGTAGGAATTATCTGGGTCAGGAGTAAGCAAAACAACAGAGATGCTCTCCTTGGGAACAGAAAATGTTTAAGCTGCTCGCTTTGACAATtaggaacaggaagcagaaggcaCTCAATAAACTGAACAAATGCTGCCGACCACAGTTCACATCAATATTGTGGCAAATTAAGATAGAGAAACAGATGGGAAAAGAAGGAGCAGAGAACAGATAAACAGGAAGGAAGTGGGAGACACTCAGAAAGAAACAGGCCAAGGAAACCAGAGGACCAGAGAAGTAGCCAGAACCTTTCCAAGTTCAAGAGCTCTCACAACCCCGCTGTTCGCTAGGGCTAAACattgttcatctctctctctgacagTTCACTTTTCAACTATTCTTAGCCATGACACTTGGCAGATCACTCTGAAGAGGCTATGTGGTTCCTGGGGAGCAGCTagcaaagggaggaggggagagcttCTCTCTTCACCCATGaattagatttaaaaaacaagaagagaaaaaaaaatactagggGCTTGCCTTAGTGGTAGGTCCTATACTGAACCTGTGCGAGGTCCTGGC from the Peromyscus eremicus chromosome 8a, PerEre_H2_v1, whole genome shotgun sequence genome contains:
- the Zacn gene encoding LOW QUALITY PROTEIN: zinc-activated ligand-gated ion channel (The sequence of the model RefSeq protein was modified relative to this genomic sequence to represent the inferred CDS: inserted 2 bases in 2 codons; substituted 2 bases at 2 genomic stop codons), translated to MMALWIQLHLAFLQLSINQLLVQKTSSQESAINLTSSINLAILQHLGFQEAIQILKNGSAPLLISMQVFVSNVFNSHSADAKAVLAARLTWNVNVHSQHAVTLPWNSLWTPRLTFQEVLRVDWKVQDTXAXVDQDGHVXVNLALTMEINCDFELLHFLRDRSDRSLSFDPFSSTVVGLVFHTHVQDEIXVKREHAVGDLKAQVPRQHPMPCSS